The Streptomyces camelliae genome window below encodes:
- a CDS encoding VOC family protein, producing the protein MEFDKPVIGGPCWVELGTRDLEGAKRFYAELFGWRPETDTRSEAGGYTVAHLGDAPVAGLTPLYQESQPVVWNVSFAVPDADAAVRRVEEAGGTVVLGPMDVFDAGRFAVVLDPTGAAFQLWQARTFPGAGLFNAPGALGWVELATRETDRARDFYTTVFDWSAESSEWYTEWALGGAEFGGMADMGDRFPPEAPAHWMPYFAVADVDATAEVADRAGGAVVLAPVTVPDGPRIAVLRDPQGAAFGVHLAGTES; encoded by the coding sequence ATGGAGTTCGACAAGCCGGTGATCGGTGGCCCGTGCTGGGTCGAGTTGGGGACCAGGGATCTGGAGGGGGCCAAACGGTTCTACGCCGAGTTGTTCGGCTGGCGGCCGGAGACGGACACGCGGTCGGAGGCGGGCGGGTACACGGTGGCGCATCTGGGTGACGCGCCCGTCGCCGGGCTCACCCCGCTGTACCAGGAGTCCCAGCCGGTGGTGTGGAACGTCTCGTTCGCCGTGCCGGACGCGGACGCGGCGGTTCGGCGCGTGGAGGAGGCCGGCGGGACGGTGGTCCTCGGCCCGATGGACGTGTTCGACGCGGGCCGGTTCGCGGTCGTCCTCGACCCGACCGGCGCGGCGTTCCAGCTGTGGCAGGCCCGGACTTTCCCGGGCGCCGGCCTGTTCAACGCGCCCGGCGCCCTCGGCTGGGTGGAGCTGGCCACCCGGGAGACCGACCGGGCCCGCGACTTCTACACCACGGTGTTCGACTGGAGCGCCGAGTCCTCCGAGTGGTACACGGAGTGGGCCCTCGGCGGTGCGGAGTTCGGCGGCATGGCCGACATGGGCGACCGGTTCCCGCCCGAGGCACCCGCGCACTGGATGCCGTACTTCGCGGTGGCCGACGTGGACGCCACCGCGGAGGTCGCGGACCGGGCGGGCGGTGCCGTCGTGCTGGCCCCCGTGACGGTGCCGGACGGCCCGCGCATCGCGGTGCTGCGGGATCCGCAGGGCGCGGCGTTCGGGGTACACCTCGCCGGCACGGAGAGCTGA
- a CDS encoding VOC family protein: MVHVLSSRTLLTPTDPERARAFYGKLLGLSVYREFGTGPERGTVYFLGGGFLEISGRSETPPSPAVRLWLQVDDATAAHEELRAKGVDILRAPVKEPWGLIEMWISDPDGVRIALVEVPADHPMRYRPGV; encoded by the coding sequence ATGGTGCATGTACTCAGCAGCCGGACGCTGCTCACCCCCACCGACCCCGAGCGTGCCCGCGCCTTCTACGGCAAGCTGCTGGGGCTGTCCGTCTACCGCGAGTTCGGTACCGGTCCCGAGCGCGGGACGGTCTACTTCCTCGGCGGCGGCTTCCTGGAGATCTCCGGCCGCTCCGAGACCCCACCGTCGCCCGCGGTACGGCTGTGGCTCCAGGTGGACGACGCGACGGCCGCGCACGAGGAGTTGCGGGCCAAGGGCGTCGACATCCTCCGGGCGCCGGTGAAGGAGCCGTGGGGCCTGATCGAGATGTGGATCAGCGACCCGGACGGCGTCCGCATCGCGTTGGTGGAGGTCCCGGCGGATCATCCGATGCGGTATCGGCCGGGGGTCTGA
- a CDS encoding GNAT family N-acetyltransferase: protein MDTPAAGLTFRDATDADVDALVALIESAYRGDASRAGWTTEADILEGQRTDPEGVLDVIKSPDSRLLVVERDGRIIACCQLEHRGDHAYFGMFAVRPTLQGSGLGKAVMAEAERRVREDWGVTAMHMTVISVRDDLIAWYERRGYRRTGQMSPFPYGDERFGIPQRADLQFELLVKPLA from the coding sequence ATGGACACGCCCGCCGCCGGACTCACCTTCCGTGACGCCACAGACGCCGACGTCGACGCCCTGGTCGCGCTGATCGAGTCGGCGTACCGCGGTGACGCCAGCCGGGCCGGGTGGACCACCGAGGCGGACATCCTGGAAGGACAGCGCACCGACCCCGAGGGCGTGCTCGATGTGATCAAGTCGCCGGACAGCCGGCTGCTGGTGGTGGAGCGGGACGGCCGTATCATCGCCTGCTGCCAGCTCGAACATCGCGGTGACCACGCCTACTTCGGCATGTTCGCGGTCCGCCCCACGCTCCAGGGCTCCGGCCTCGGCAAGGCCGTCATGGCCGAGGCCGAACGCCGGGTGCGCGAGGACTGGGGCGTCACCGCGATGCACATGACGGTGATCTCCGTACGGGACGATCTCATCGCCTGGTACGAGCGCCGAGGCTACCGCCGTACGGGACAGATGAGCCCGTTCCCGTACGGCGACGAGCGCTTCGGCATCCCGCAGCGCGCCGACCTCCAGTTCGAGCTGCTGGTCAAGCCACTGGCGTGA
- a CDS encoding glycerophosphodiester phosphodiesterase gives MNFLTIGHRGVMGVEPENTLRSFVAAQDAGLDLIELDLHLSKDGALVVMHDAEVDRTTDGSGPIAEKTLAELRSLDAGRGERVPVFEEVLDAVRTPLQAQIKDVAAARALAKVMHERDLVGRVEVSSFDDDAVAEIARLVPGVRTALVAGSYGPDVVERAVAVGAPTLCLNIRRITLEIVEHARASGLRTIGWVVNTQDHLRLVRALELDGATTDFPEIKRTGRFTA, from the coding sequence TTGAACTTCCTTACCATCGGTCACCGCGGGGTCATGGGTGTAGAACCCGAGAACACCCTTCGTTCCTTCGTCGCCGCGCAGGACGCCGGCCTCGATCTCATCGAACTCGATCTCCACCTGAGCAAGGACGGCGCCCTGGTCGTCATGCACGACGCGGAGGTGGACCGTACGACCGACGGCTCCGGGCCGATCGCCGAGAAGACCCTGGCCGAGCTGCGCTCCCTGGACGCGGGCCGCGGTGAGCGGGTGCCGGTGTTCGAGGAGGTGCTGGACGCGGTGCGCACGCCGCTCCAGGCCCAGATCAAGGATGTGGCGGCGGCCCGGGCGCTGGCGAAGGTGATGCACGAGCGGGACCTCGTCGGGCGGGTGGAGGTGTCCTCGTTCGACGACGACGCGGTCGCCGAGATCGCCCGGCTGGTGCCGGGGGTGCGCACCGCGCTGGTCGCGGGGAGCTACGGCCCCGACGTGGTGGAGCGGGCCGTGGCGGTCGGCGCCCCGACCCTGTGTCTGAACATCCGCCGGATCACCCTGGAGATCGTCGAGCACGCGCGCGCGTCCGGCCTGCGGACCATCGGCTGGGTGGTCAACACGCAGGACCATCTGCGGCTGGTGCGCGCGCTGGAGCTGGACGGCGCGACGACCGACTTCCCGGAGATCAAGCGCACCGGCCGCTTCACCGCGTGA
- a CDS encoding DUF6421 family protein, with the protein MTEILVQAAAKGQIPSSTRVIEHPAWPVLKDAVEQIRPWQSKDGSIDFTAEGAPAQADAEAAVRRVVDAVEQLSPLLPHDKAYHEALVRDLGRWAEGGFEVPDFLDSLLAFQPAANRADGLQHLVVFPMYTQNGNLDRNLEAVVLRMVWPDWLAELERTRYDNPLFCGITFEDFTSGYDTNSAVLFPETIAVREAPERFSWGGIFCDREAARFRRVTEAAVDLLGVSLPEDVAAMVHDQKRCEEAFVLWDMVHDRTHSHGDLPFDPFMIKQRQPFWMYGLEELRCDLTAFKEAVKLQADGIPQARDVQYAVLFDRMFRFPVTGDRVRNYDGLGGQLLFAYLHKHDVLRWTDNKLSIDWERAPQVTNQLCAEIEKLYKDGIDRPKLVHWFAGYELVATYLAPHPGSKWAKGPDALDLTQPPRKLVDDVLADEFPLSMFYEALSKKLKNVIAATKGIRADDAERIAA; encoded by the coding sequence ATGACGGAAATTCTTGTGCAGGCGGCTGCGAAGGGGCAGATTCCTTCGTCGACCAGGGTGATCGAGCACCCGGCCTGGCCCGTGCTCAAGGATGCCGTGGAGCAGATCCGGCCATGGCAGAGCAAGGACGGGTCGATCGACTTCACCGCCGAGGGCGCCCCCGCCCAGGCCGACGCCGAGGCCGCCGTACGGCGTGTCGTCGACGCGGTCGAGCAGCTCTCCCCGCTGCTCCCGCACGACAAGGCGTACCACGAGGCCCTCGTGCGTGACCTGGGCCGCTGGGCCGAGGGCGGCTTCGAGGTGCCCGACTTCCTGGACTCCCTGCTGGCCTTCCAGCCCGCCGCGAACCGCGCGGACGGCCTGCAGCACCTGGTCGTCTTCCCGATGTACACGCAGAACGGCAACCTGGACCGCAACCTGGAGGCGGTCGTGCTGCGCATGGTCTGGCCGGACTGGCTGGCCGAGCTGGAGCGCACCCGTTACGACAACCCGCTGTTCTGCGGCATCACCTTCGAGGACTTCACGTCCGGCTACGACACGAACTCGGCCGTCCTCTTCCCGGAGACCATTGCCGTACGTGAGGCGCCGGAACGTTTCTCTTGGGGTGGCATCTTCTGCGACCGCGAGGCCGCCCGCTTCCGCCGGGTCACCGAGGCGGCCGTGGACCTCCTGGGCGTATCGCTGCCCGAGGACGTCGCCGCGATGGTCCACGACCAGAAGCGCTGCGAAGAGGCCTTCGTGCTCTGGGACATGGTGCACGACCGCACCCACAGCCACGGCGACCTGCCGTTCGACCCGTTCATGATCAAGCAGCGCCAGCCGTTCTGGATGTACGGCCTGGAGGAGCTGCGCTGCGACCTCACCGCCTTCAAGGAGGCCGTGAAGCTCCAGGCGGACGGCATCCCGCAGGCTCGTGACGTGCAGTACGCGGTGCTCTTCGACCGGATGTTCCGCTTCCCGGTCACCGGCGACCGCGTCCGCAACTACGACGGCCTCGGCGGCCAGCTGCTCTTCGCCTACCTGCACAAGCACGACGTCCTGCGCTGGACCGACAACAAGCTCTCCATCGACTGGGAGCGCGCCCCGCAGGTCACCAACCAGCTGTGCGCCGAGATCGAGAAGCTCTACAAGGACGGCATCGACCGCCCGAAGCTGGTGCACTGGTTCGCCGGCTACGAGCTGGTCGCGACCTACCTCGCCCCGCACCCCGGCTCCAAGTGGGCCAAGGGCCCGGACGCGCTGGACCTGACCCAGCCGCCGCGCAAACTCGTGGACGACGTGCTTGCGGACGAGTTTCCGCTCAGCATGTTCTATGAGGCGCTGTCCAAGAAGCTCAAGAACGTGATCGCCGCGACCAAGGGCATCAGGGCGGACGACGCCGAGCGGATCGCCGCGTGA
- a CDS encoding SDR family oxidoreductase, whose amino-acid sequence MGNGSLSGAVIAVAGAGGPAGHATLVRLAEAGAVVVGADNNPERLAEAVDAARYARGGATVTGETVDLLDLEDTRAWADRIEKDHGRIDGLVHLVGGWRGGATFAETDLADWDLLEKLLIRTVQHTSLAFYDALQRSDRGRYLLISAAGASKPTAGNAAYSAAKAAAEAWTLAMADGFRKAGGEEGPRSAAAILVVKALVHDAMRAERPNAKFAGFTDVKDLAAAIEGVWGKSAAEVNGNRLWLTEKP is encoded by the coding sequence GTGGGGAACGGGTCTCTCAGTGGTGCGGTGATCGCGGTGGCCGGCGCGGGCGGACCCGCCGGGCACGCGACGCTGGTCCGGCTCGCCGAGGCCGGCGCGGTCGTCGTCGGCGCCGACAACAACCCCGAGCGCCTGGCGGAGGCCGTGGACGCGGCCCGCTACGCCCGCGGCGGCGCCACGGTCACCGGCGAGACGGTCGACCTGCTCGACCTGGAGGACACCCGGGCCTGGGCCGACCGTATCGAGAAGGACCACGGCCGGATCGACGGCCTGGTCCACCTCGTCGGCGGATGGCGCGGCGGCGCGACCTTCGCCGAGACCGACCTCGCCGACTGGGACCTGCTGGAGAAGCTGCTGATCCGCACCGTCCAGCACACCTCCCTGGCCTTCTACGACGCGCTGCAGCGCAGCGACCGCGGCCGCTATCTGCTGATCAGCGCGGCCGGCGCCTCGAAGCCCACCGCGGGCAACGCGGCGTACTCCGCGGCCAAGGCCGCCGCCGAGGCCTGGACGCTCGCCATGGCCGACGGCTTCCGCAAGGCGGGGGGTGAGGAGGGGCCGCGCTCGGCGGCTGCCATCCTGGTGGTGAAGGCGCTGGTGCACGACGCGATGCGCGCCGAACGCCCCAACGCGAAGTTCGCGGGCTTCACGGATGTCAAGGACCTGGCCGCGGCCATCGAGGGCGTCTGGGGCAAGTCCGCCGCCGAAGTGAACGGAAACCGTCTGTGGCTGACCGAGAAGCCGTGA
- a CDS encoding threonine aldolase family protein produces the protein MNPPRTDARRHHDPQVRGFASDNYAGAHPEVLAALALANGGHQVAYGEDEYTENLQRIIRGHFGATAEAFPVFNGTGANVVALQAVTDRWGAVICAESAHINVDEGGAPERMGGLKLLTVPTPDGKLTPELIDRQAYGWEDEHRAMPQVVSITQSTELGTLYTPDEIRAICEHAHARGMKVHLDGSRIANAAASLNVPMRTFTNAVGVDILSLGGTKNGAVLGEAVVVINQDAVRQMKHLRKMSMQLASKMRFVSVQLEALLAKDLWLRNARHANEMAQRLAEGVRAVHGVEILYPVQANGVFARLPHDVSERLQKRFRFYFWDEAAGVVRWMCSFDTTEEDVDTFVAALKEEMAR, from the coding sequence GTGAACCCTCCCAGGACCGACGCGCGTCGCCACCACGACCCGCAGGTCCGCGGTTTCGCCAGTGACAACTACGCCGGAGCCCACCCCGAGGTGCTGGCCGCCCTGGCCCTGGCCAACGGCGGCCATCAGGTGGCGTACGGCGAGGACGAGTACACCGAGAACCTCCAGCGGATCATCCGCGGCCATTTCGGGGCCACCGCGGAGGCCTTCCCGGTCTTCAACGGCACCGGCGCGAACGTCGTCGCGCTCCAGGCGGTCACCGACCGCTGGGGCGCGGTGATCTGCGCCGAGAGCGCGCACATCAACGTCGACGAGGGCGGCGCCCCCGAGCGTATGGGCGGCCTGAAGCTGCTCACCGTGCCCACGCCCGACGGCAAGCTCACGCCGGAGCTGATCGACCGGCAGGCGTACGGCTGGGAGGACGAGCACCGCGCGATGCCGCAGGTCGTCTCGATCACCCAGAGCACGGAGCTCGGCACGCTCTACACGCCGGACGAGATCCGCGCGATCTGCGAGCACGCCCACGCCCGTGGCATGAAGGTGCACCTGGACGGCTCGCGCATAGCCAACGCGGCCGCCTCGCTGAACGTGCCCATGCGGACGTTCACCAACGCGGTCGGCGTCGACATCCTCTCGCTCGGCGGCACGAAGAACGGCGCCGTCCTCGGTGAGGCCGTCGTCGTCATCAACCAGGACGCGGTGCGGCAGATGAAGCACCTGCGCAAGATGTCGATGCAGCTCGCCTCCAAGATGCGCTTCGTGTCGGTGCAGTTGGAGGCGCTGCTGGCGAAGGACCTGTGGCTGCGCAACGCCCGGCACGCCAACGAGATGGCCCAGCGGCTCGCCGAGGGCGTGCGCGCGGTGCACGGGGTGGAGATCCTCTACCCGGTGCAGGCCAACGGCGTCTTCGCCCGGCTTCCGCACGACGTGAGCGAGCGCCTGCAGAAGCGGTTCCGGTTCTACTTCTGGGACGAGGCCGCCGGAGTGGTGCGCTGGATGTGCTCCTTCGACACCACGGAGGAGGACGTCGACACCTTCGTGGCGGCTCTCAAGGAGGAGATGGCGCGTTAG
- a CDS encoding lysophospholipid acyltransferase family protein — protein MAELVYRPVVGFAKTLFKVWDLKIDCQGSANIPRSGGAVLVSNHISYLDFIFNGLAALPQKRLVRFMAKESVFRHKVSGPLMRGMKHIPVDREQGEAAYAHALDSLRSGEIIGVFPEATISQSFTLKSFKSGAARLAQEAGVPLIPMAVWGTQRLWTKGYPRNFKRSHLPVTIRVGEAVEAPRDQYAGAITRRLREAVQELLDAAQRAYPGRPKGSEDSWWLPAHLGGTAPTVDQLRTAEAH, from the coding sequence ATGGCAGAGCTGGTCTATCGTCCCGTCGTCGGTTTCGCCAAGACGTTGTTCAAGGTCTGGGACCTGAAGATCGACTGCCAGGGCTCGGCGAACATCCCGCGCTCGGGCGGGGCCGTGCTGGTGAGCAATCACATCAGCTACCTGGACTTCATCTTCAACGGCCTGGCGGCCCTGCCGCAGAAGCGCCTGGTGCGTTTCATGGCGAAGGAGTCGGTCTTCCGCCACAAGGTCTCCGGCCCGCTGATGCGCGGCATGAAGCACATCCCGGTGGACCGCGAGCAGGGTGAGGCGGCCTACGCGCACGCGCTGGACTCGCTGCGCTCCGGCGAGATCATCGGGGTCTTCCCGGAGGCCACGATCTCCCAGTCCTTCACCCTGAAGAGCTTCAAGTCGGGTGCGGCCCGCCTCGCCCAGGAGGCCGGTGTCCCGCTGATCCCGATGGCGGTGTGGGGCACGCAGCGGCTGTGGACGAAGGGCTACCCGCGCAACTTCAAGCGCAGCCACCTGCCCGTCACGATCCGCGTCGGCGAGGCGGTCGAGGCCCCTCGCGACCAGTACGCGGGCGCCATCACCCGCCGCCTGCGCGAAGCCGTCCAGGAGCTCCTGGACGCCGCCCAGCGCGCCTACCCCGGCCGCCCCAAGGGCTCGGAGGACTCCTGGTGGCTCCCCGCCCACCTGGGCGGCACGGCACCGACAGTGGACCAGCTGCGCACGGCCGAGGCCCACTGA
- a CDS encoding thioredoxin family protein — protein sequence MRVRGQDDAVRLGAVELGGELGERATLVQFSSAFCAPCRATRRVLGEVAALVPGVAHVEIDAEAHLDLVRALEILKTPTVLVLDATGRVVRRAAGQPRKADVIAALGEAV from the coding sequence GTGCGGGTGCGCGGGCAGGACGACGCGGTGCGGCTGGGAGCCGTCGAACTGGGCGGCGAACTGGGGGAGCGGGCCACTCTCGTGCAGTTCTCCAGCGCCTTCTGCGCGCCCTGCCGGGCCACCCGGCGCGTCCTCGGCGAGGTGGCGGCGCTGGTCCCCGGCGTGGCACACGTCGAGATCGACGCCGAGGCCCATCTGGACCTCGTACGCGCGCTGGAAATCCTGAAGACCCCCACCGTGCTCGTCCTCGACGCGACCGGCCGCGTGGTGCGGCGCGCCGCCGGACAGCCCCGCAAGGCCGACGTCATCGCGGCTCTGGGGGAGGCCGTGTGA
- a CDS encoding flavin reductase family protein → MTATPQLGTPRLASPDLLRSAFRRHAAGVAVITARGASGPVGFTATSLTSVSAEPPLISFGIGTGASSWPAIAEAEHVGVHILGEHQSELAGTFARSGADRFGAPTSWREGPEGVPVLDDVLAWLVCRIVGRVPAGDHRIVLAEVVLGDPTGAGRPLLYHQGRFNGLRD, encoded by the coding sequence ATGACGGCCACGCCCCAACTCGGCACCCCTCGGCTCGCCTCTCCCGACCTGCTCCGCTCGGCCTTCCGCCGGCACGCCGCCGGTGTCGCGGTGATCACCGCGCGCGGCGCCTCCGGCCCGGTCGGCTTCACTGCCACCTCGCTCACCTCGGTCTCCGCCGAGCCGCCGCTGATCTCCTTCGGCATCGGCACGGGTGCCTCCAGTTGGCCGGCGATCGCCGAGGCGGAGCATGTCGGCGTGCACATACTCGGCGAGCACCAGAGCGAGCTGGCCGGCACCTTCGCCCGCAGCGGCGCCGACCGCTTCGGCGCCCCCACCTCCTGGCGCGAGGGCCCGGAAGGCGTACCGGTGCTCGACGACGTGCTCGCCTGGCTGGTCTGCCGGATCGTCGGCCGGGTCCCGGCCGGTGATCACCGGATCGTGCTCGCCGAGGTCGTCCTGGGCGACCCCACGGGGGCCGGCCGCCCGCTCCTGTACCACCAGGGGCGTTTCAACGGCCTGCGGGATTGA
- a CDS encoding electron transfer flavoprotein subunit beta/FixA family protein produces the protein MSLRIVVTVKYVPDATGDRHFADDLTVDRDDVDGLLSELDEYAVEQALQISENSDDDVEVTVLTVGPEDAKDALRKALSMGADKAIHVEDDDLHGTDAIGTSLVLAKAIEKAGFDLVVSGMASTDGTGGIVPALVAERLGVPQVTLLSQVSVGDGVVKGRRDGDAASEQLEASLPAVVSVTDQSGEARYPSFKGIMAAKKKPVESWDLSDLDIEAEEVGLEGAFTKVEVANERPARTAGTIVKDEGEGGKQLAEFLASQKFI, from the coding sequence GTGAGCTTGAGGATCGTTGTCACTGTGAAGTACGTGCCCGACGCCACTGGCGACCGGCACTTCGCCGATGACCTGACCGTCGACCGCGACGACGTGGACGGCCTGCTCTCCGAGCTGGACGAGTACGCGGTCGAGCAGGCGCTGCAGATCTCGGAGAACTCGGACGACGACGTCGAGGTCACCGTCCTGACCGTGGGCCCCGAGGACGCCAAGGACGCGCTGCGCAAGGCCCTGTCCATGGGTGCCGACAAGGCCATCCACGTCGAGGACGACGACCTGCACGGCACCGACGCCATCGGCACCTCGCTGGTGCTGGCCAAGGCGATCGAGAAGGCCGGCTTCGACCTGGTCGTCTCCGGCATGGCCTCCACCGACGGCACCGGCGGTATCGTCCCGGCCCTGGTCGCCGAGCGCCTCGGCGTCCCGCAGGTCACCCTGCTCTCCCAGGTCTCCGTCGGGGACGGAGTGGTCAAGGGCCGCCGTGACGGTGACGCGGCCTCGGAGCAGCTGGAGGCCTCCCTCCCGGCGGTCGTGTCCGTGACCGACCAGTCCGGCGAGGCGCGCTACCCGTCCTTCAAGGGCATCATGGCGGCGAAGAAGAAGCCGGTGGAGTCCTGGGACCTGTCCGACCTGGACATCGAGGCCGAGGAGGTCGGCCTGGAGGGTGCGTTCACCAAGGTCGAGGTCGCGAACGAGCGCCCGGCGCGCACGGCCGGCACCATCGTCAAGGACGAGGGCGAGGGCGGCAAGCAGCTCGCTGAGTTCCTCGCGAGCCAGAAGTTCATCTAA
- a CDS encoding electron transfer flavoprotein subunit alpha/FixB family protein, protein MAEVLVYVDHVDGAVRKPTLELLTLARRIGEPVAVALGNGAADTAAALAEHGAVKVLTHDASEYAEYLVVPKVDALQAAYDAVSPAAVLVPSSAEGKEIAARLALRIGSGIITDAVDLEAGDEGPVATQSVFAASFTTKSRVIKGTPVITVKPNSAAVEAAPAAGAVETLAVTFSDQATGTKVTARTPRESTGRPELTEAAIVVSGGRGVNGAENFSIIEALADSLGAAVGASRAAVDAGWYPHTNQVGQTGKSVSPQLYIANGISGAIQHRAGMQTSKTIVAVNKDAEAPIFELVDYGVVGDLFDVVPQLTEEIKARKG, encoded by the coding sequence ATGGCTGAAGTCCTCGTCTACGTCGACCACGTGGACGGTGCCGTCCGCAAGCCCACCCTGGAGCTGCTGACCCTGGCCCGCCGCATCGGCGAGCCCGTCGCCGTCGCGCTGGGCAACGGCGCCGCCGACACCGCCGCGGCGCTCGCCGAGCACGGCGCGGTGAAGGTCCTCACCCACGACGCCTCCGAGTACGCCGAGTACCTGGTCGTGCCGAAGGTGGACGCCCTGCAGGCCGCCTACGACGCCGTCTCCCCGGCCGCCGTCCTCGTTCCCTCCTCCGCCGAGGGCAAGGAGATCGCCGCCCGTCTGGCGCTGCGTATCGGCTCCGGCATCATCACCGACGCCGTCGACCTGGAGGCCGGCGACGAGGGCCCGGTGGCCACCCAGTCGGTGTTCGCCGCGTCCTTCACCACCAAGTCCCGTGTCATCAAGGGCACCCCGGTCATCACGGTCAAGCCGAACTCGGCCGCCGTGGAGGCCGCCCCGGCCGCCGGCGCGGTCGAGACGCTCGCCGTGACCTTCTCGGACCAGGCGACCGGCACCAAGGTGACCGCCCGCACCCCGCGCGAGTCGACGGGCCGTCCGGAGCTGACCGAGGCCGCGATCGTGGTCTCCGGTGGCCGTGGCGTCAACGGCGCCGAGAACTTCTCGATCATCGAGGCGCTGGCCGACTCTCTCGGCGCGGCCGTCGGTGCCTCGCGTGCCGCCGTCGACGCCGGCTGGTACCCGCACACCAACCAGGTCGGCCAGACCGGTAAGTCGGTCTCGCCGCAGCTGTACATCGCCAACGGCATCTCCGGCGCGATCCAGCACCGCGCCGGTATGCAGACCTCCAAGACGATCGTGGCCGTCAACAAGGACGCCGAGGCCCCGATCTTCGAGCTGGTCGACTACGGCGTCGTCGGCGACCTCTTCGACGTCGTCCCGCAGCTGACCGAGGAGATCAAGGCCCGCAAGGGCTGA
- a CDS encoding DUF6986 family protein yields the protein MGQQEKVATSLAGAVSEEISASLAPVDAELERRYPGDPGTRQPVHTVYVPGDAFAADTIRSWGDQALAALDQHAPDAASFAAVLGLADELAEPVYSRVRAKLEREPVEDLRVDFEDGYGPRPDAEEDETAARAARLIAEAYKNGTAAPYMGIRMKCMEAAVRDRGIRTLDVFLTGLMEAGGLPEGLVLTLPKVTYPEQVGAFVRLLEAFEKAHGLAAGRLGFEIQIETSQSILATDGTATVARMIQAAEGRATGLHYGTFDYSACLGVSAAYQASDHPAADHAKAVMQVAAAGTGVRVSDGSTNVLPVGPTAKVHDAWRLHYGLARRALARAYYQGWDMHPGHIPTRYAAVFAFYREGFEQAAGRLARYANRAGGDVMDEPATAKALSGYLLRGLDCGALDIAEVARLTGLTRADLEGFAAPRRGDLTASAQHN from the coding sequence ATGGGTCAGCAGGAGAAGGTGGCGACGAGCCTCGCGGGAGCCGTCAGCGAGGAGATCAGCGCCTCCCTCGCACCGGTCGACGCGGAGCTGGAGCGCCGCTACCCCGGGGACCCCGGCACCCGGCAGCCCGTCCACACCGTCTACGTCCCCGGTGACGCCTTCGCCGCCGACACCATCCGCTCCTGGGGCGACCAGGCCCTCGCCGCCCTCGACCAGCACGCCCCCGACGCCGCCTCCTTCGCGGCCGTCCTCGGCCTCGCCGACGAACTCGCCGAGCCGGTCTACTCCCGCGTCCGCGCCAAGCTGGAGCGCGAGCCCGTCGAGGACCTGCGCGTCGACTTCGAGGACGGCTACGGCCCCCGCCCCGACGCCGAGGAGGACGAGACGGCCGCCCGCGCGGCCCGCCTGATCGCGGAGGCGTACAAGAACGGCACGGCGGCGCCGTACATGGGCATCCGCATGAAGTGCATGGAGGCGGCCGTCCGCGACCGGGGCATCCGCACCCTCGACGTGTTCCTCACCGGGCTGATGGAGGCGGGCGGGCTGCCCGAGGGCCTGGTCCTGACCCTGCCGAAGGTGACGTACCCCGAGCAGGTCGGCGCCTTCGTACGTCTCCTGGAGGCCTTCGAGAAGGCGCACGGGCTGGCGGCCGGGCGGCTCGGCTTCGAGATCCAGATCGAGACCAGCCAGTCCATCCTCGCCACCGACGGCACCGCGACCGTCGCCCGGATGATCCAGGCCGCCGAGGGCCGCGCCACCGGCCTGCACTACGGCACCTTCGACTACAGCGCCTGCCTCGGCGTCTCCGCCGCCTACCAGGCCAGCGACCACCCGGCCGCCGACCACGCCAAGGCGGTCATGCAGGTCGCGGCGGCGGGCACCGGCGTACGCGTCTCGGACGGCTCCACGAACGTCCTGCCCGTCGGTCCGACCGCCAAGGTCCACGACGCCTGGCGGCTGCACTACGGCCTCGCCCGCCGTGCCCTCGCCCGTGCCTACTACCAGGGCTGGGACATGCACCCGGGCCACATCCCGACCCGCTACGCCGCCGTCTTCGCCTTCTACCGCGAGGGCTTCGAGCAGGCCGCCGGCCGTCTCGCCCGCTACGCGAACCGGGCCGGCGGCGATGTGATGGACGAGCCCGCCACCGCCAAGGCCCTCAGCGGATATCTGCTGCGCGGCCTGGACTGCGGCGCCCTCGACATCGCCGAGGTCGCCCGCCTCACCGGCCTGACCCGCGCCGACCTGGAGGGCTTCGCCGCGCCCCGGCGCGGCGACCTGACCGCCTCGGCCCAGCACAACTGA